A stretch of Besnoitia besnoiti strain Bb-Ger1 chromosome III, whole genome shotgun sequence DNA encodes these proteins:
- a CDS encoding hypothetical protein (encoded by transcript BESB_043850), giving the protein MAVPPEDKGGGSNAYDSECRDAVFSLESRLLDEPRSARSASECRLPRYPEERLPRRDPLDGAKLWESRFPEHEERVSRRHCRRHSSPDRKAKKCLHSPRRRERSQQREWDILGADWTPYSSDSDSCDDAVVCTRRCHQHRAFTRFSKEKEQERLRNAQVLRPPLSRIPIVREPLTITPDEFNPLRREQGRLVRHLWHHAHHAVEHPDTTPPFLWKPQATSRGQRTPLRKRRGSPRPPRPRRAHPLTSSSLPCSQSQRTPRSNSREAVRRGRAPAVHRTGRSCSRLDSEPRGGEESSRIKTVSVGRSTSPGYLPRYANYGIDAPGYQTLHKGELEDTGMTYTKQYELPTISRFLKAKHPIFLRARSGSTTRRTVSVSSESSSESEGGDQEKPPQAPPPPRPPRPAPLPAKVVHEEPPAVKKEVPRREEEPVKKPAPAKEAPPPLARPPGRPIACVPAVIPTFAIPVAWQPSAVGQPVILTPPGPLRSPVMLLAAPQVAAGVAAPPLQPVRLVPGAAVAGEKPETGGRPQPRREQAATHTQVMGSERLSECWNVCRGPELNWDCQGFTDHLCAAPRLPRQEAQRSVSRAASESARIQTPPISAKKPIGAHSPPPPAVQLPVGSSAAGLLSVPLIRISGSENASTLSSTRGGPPPADRRGQPSDQPLTTATSTEAPRSSLNSEDRKKTTVRPLLVESTTTATSMFSRVDEGSDTQSVKFTPKWGIDTRDDRSNAGGHRMNAASMLVPHGVTPGVPRADFPAASPVLARPSTPSAIYPAAHSHMLQPQAATVSTIPLRALSQAQTIQGHIPRGFAAGGGGAVLRSTSRPRYVSGSHSRWLPARSLIQCYPGGLVSHCCGGRPPL; this is encoded by the coding sequence ATGGCCGTTCCGCCCGAGGATAAAGGCGGCGGCTCGAACGCCTATGATTCAGAATGTCGGGACGCCGTATTTTCTCTAGAAAGCCGCTTGCTCGacgagccgcgcagcgctcgcTCGGCCTCCGAGTGCCGTCTTCCACGTTATCCGGAGGAACGTTTGCCGAGGCGTGACCCTCTTGACGGGGCGAAACTGTGGGAAAGCCGTTTTCCTGAGCACGAAGAGCGGGTTTCGCGACGTCACTGTCGTCGCCACTCCTCTCCTGACCGCAAGGCAAAGAAGTGTCTTCACTCTCcacgaaggagagagcgTTCTCAGCAGCGCGAATGGGACATCTTGGGTGCGGACTGGACGCCCTACTCGTCTGACTCGGACTCGTGTGACGACGCGGTTGTGtgcacgcggcgctgccacCAGCATCGTGCATTCACGCGGTTttcgaaggagaaggagcaggAGCGACTTCGAAACGCGCAGGTGCTGcgtccgccgctgtcgcgcaTTCCAATCGTTCGCGAGCCGCTGACAATCACGCCGGACGAGTTCAATCCCCTGCGTCGCGAACAAGGTCGCTTGGTGCGTCATCTCTGGCATCACGCCCACCACGCAGTTGAACATCCGGATACGACGCCGCCTTTTCTATGGAAGCCGCAAGCTACGTCACGCGGTCAGCGAACGCCGTTGCGCAAGCGCAGGGGATCTCCCcgtcctccgcgaccgcggcgcgcacaCCCGCTCACGTCCTCGAGTCTGCCGTGCTCGCAGTCTCAACGGACACCAAGATCGAATTCCCGCGAGGCTGTGCGGAGGGGGCGTGCGCCGGCAGTGCACAGAACTGGCCGGTCATGCTCGAGACTGGATAGCGAAccccgaggaggagaggaaagcagtCGTATCAAGACAGTGAGTGTGGGTCGTTCCACCAGCCCCGGCTATTTGCCACGGTACGCCAACTATGGGATTGATGCGCCAGGCTATCAGACACTACACAAGGGCGAACTGGAGGACACGGGCATGACGTACACCAAGCAGTACGAGCTTCCAACCatctcgcgcttcctcaaAGCGAAACACCCCATTTTCCTTCGGGCCCGAAGTGGCTCTACCACGAGACGCACCGTCTCCGTCTCGTCTGAAAGTTCAAGCGAGTCGGAGGGGGGAGACCAAGAAAAGCCCCCCCAGGCGCCCCCAccccctcgccctccccgcccAGCACCACTCCCTGCCAAGGTCGTGCACGAGGAACCGCCTGCCGTGAAAAAAGAGGtaccgcgccgcgaggaagaacCTGTGAAgaagccggcgccggcgaaggaggcgccgccgcctcttgcGCGTCCTCCTGGCCGCCCTATTGCATGCGTCCCAGCAGTCATCCCTACCTTTGCTATTCCAGTTGCGTGGCAGCCCAGCGCAGTCGGTCAACCCGTTATCCTGACGCCCCCCGGCCCACTGCGGTCTCCAGTCatgctgctggcggcgccgcaggtggCTGCCGGAgtggccgcgcctcctcttcagccAGTCAGACTTGTTCCAGGAGCTGCCGTCGCTGGAGAGAAGCCCGAGACGGGAGGTCGGCCGCAGCCAAGGCGCGAGCAGGCCGCAACCCACACGCAGGTCATGGGAAGCGAGAGGCTAAGTGAGTGCTGGAACGTCTGTCGCGGCCCGGAATTGAACTGGGACTGCCAGGGGTTCACAGACCATCtttgcgccgcgccgcggctgccgcgtcaAGAGGCCCAGCGCTCGGTGTCTAGGGCGGCGTCAGAGAGCGCGCGGATTCAGACACCACCCATCTCGGCGAAAAAACCGATAGGTGCCcattctcctcctcctcccgccgTCCAGCTGCCTGTcggctcctctgcagctggaTTGCTTTCGGTTCCGCTCATCCGGATTTCGGGCTCCGAAAACGCGTCGACTCTGTCTAGCACCAGAGGAGGGCCTCCGCCCGCCGACCGCCGAGGGCAGCCCTCGGATCAGCCGCTTACCACGGCAACTAGCACGGAAGCGCCTCGTTCTTCCTTAAACTCCGAGGAcagaaagaagacgacggtACGGCCCCTGCTCGTCGAGTCGACCACGACTGCGACTTCTATGTTTTCCCGCGTCGATGAGGGCTCTGACACCCAGTCCGTGAAATTCACACCAAAATGGGGCATAGACACCCGCGACGATAGAAGCAATGCCGGGGGACATCGGATGAATGCGGCAAGCATGCTGGTTCCTCACGGCGTGACCCCTGGAGTACCAAGAGCGGATTTCCCTGCAGCTTCGCCAGTTCTGGCGCGCCCGTCCACTCCCTCCGCGATCTATCCAGCTGCGCATAGTCACATGTTGCAACCCCAAGCTGCTACCGTCTCCACGATTCCACTACGTGCACTAAGCCAAGCCCAAACAATTCAGGGTCACATACCGCGCGGATTCGCTGCGGGTGGAGGCGGAGCCGTCCTTAGAAGCACCTCAAGACCACGATACGTGTCTGGTAGCCACAGTCGATGGCTGCCCGCCCGGAGTCTGATTCAGTGCTACCCTGGCGGACTTGTGTCCCATTGCTGTGGTGGTCGCCCACCGCTCTGA
- a CDS encoding transporter, major facilitator family protein (encoded by transcript BESB_043860), producing the protein MAAVQDSVPLGKTDGSTIPSGGPSIELVEKEGTTSLLAAERKSLEVSVPTGTPESGEKQAVGTAPAAARPAAEQVPIPCGMNRYVLAGFFCVVVLLKGCTYWGWNGMQEMMYKSGVYEWECGPDSAGAGVLRVGNVDYPDCAARKNMINNLYTATFSAHFISSAASGVLLDAAGPKICMLAALAIEAAGWLLIGFSSQSFQGYYAGGVFLGVAADPGYLPLLSVANLFRGNESFLMAVLGSLRSISFAVPVILSAIFQSESFAPDDFWKIIVMYVAIGLGLSTIVTLFLVPMSPFKPRSELEDAAVAGEASSREDAPQRCASYTGGEEAAQRPAVAERAEGPRSFVAALKSKEFLLIVPCFVIALLRAEFYTKSNKEQLQVSSSSNVYQMFSVLNIMSFLPGPVFGKMTDKFGILPVIATLNTFGIFLYVFVMPNVLACKAISTLLYFVYCSFVLSNLYCYVAINFPSEYFGKLTGLASLIGGVFSLTSIGWYKLSSETLLDMAPYNFLPADGIMVFFGLVNCVIILAMFRQDKAKKVLTKENPYLDVSGKNVQGAEGDAEAAEAAV; encoded by the coding sequence ATGGCGGCCGTCCAGGATAGTGTTCCGCTAGGAAAGACAGACGGATCGACGATTCCGTCGGGAGGTCCGAGCATTGAACTCGTGGAAAAAGAGGGCACCACGTCGCTTTTGGCGGCCGAACGGAAAAGCTTGGAAGTTTCTGTTCCCACGGGTACTCCAGAGTCTGGAGAGAAGCAAGCTGTTGGAacggcgccggctgctgctcgccctgCCGCGGAACAGGTGCCGATCCCGTGCGGGATGAACCGCTACGTTCTGGccggcttcttctgcgttgtCGTTCTTTTGAAGGGATGCACGTATTGGGGTTGGAACGGCATGCAGGAAATGATGTACAAGTCCGGCGTGTATGAGTGGGAGTGCGGGCCggactctgcaggcgcgggtGTCCTGCGCGTCGGCAACGTCGACTATCCGGATTGCGCGGCTCGAAAGAACATGATTAACAACCTGTACACGGCGACCTTCTCCGCGCACTTCAtttcctctgccgcctctgggGTGCtgctcgacgcggcgggacCGAAGATTTGCATGTTGGCTGCGCTCGCAATCGAGGCAGCCGGTTGGCTGCTGATTGGTTTCTCTTCGCAGAGCTTCCAAGGCTACTACGCCGGCGGTGTGTTCCTCGGAGTCGCGGCAGATCCGGGGTATTTGCCTCTGCTCTCAGTGGCTAACTTGTTTCGAGGAAACGAGTCGTTCCTGATGGCTGTGCTCGGTTCGTTGCGTTCTATTTCGTTCGCGGTTCCGGTCATTCTGTCTGCGATCTTCCAGTCAGAGTCATTCGCGCCGGACGACTTTTGGAAAATCATCGTCATGTACGTGGCCATTGGCCTGGGGCTCTCCACCATCGTCACCCTCTTCTTGGTTCCGATGAGCCCGTTCAAGCCGCGCTCTGAGCTCGAGGACGCAGCTGTCGCTGGCGAGGCGAGCTCGCGGGAAGACGCGCCTCAGCGGTGCGCTTCGTACaccggaggcgaggaggcagcccAGCGTCCTGCGGTTGCCGAGCGTGCCGAAGGCCCTAGGTCGTTCGTGGCTGCGCTCAAGTCGAAGGAGTTCCTGCTCATCGTGCCGTGCTTCGTCAttgcgctgcttcgcgcagAGTTCTACACGAAGAGCAACaaggagcagctgcaggtgTCCTCCAGCTCGAACGTCTACCAGATGTTCAGCGTTCTGAACATTATGTCTTTCCTTCCGGGACCTGTGTTTGGAAAGATGACCGACAAGTTCGGCATTCTTCCGGTCATCGCCACGCTGAACACCTTTGGTATCTTCCTCTACGTCTTTGTCATGCCCAACGTCCTCGCGTGCAAGGCCATCTCCACGCTGCTCTACTTCGTCTACTGCTCTTTCGTGTTGAGCAACCTGTACTGCTACGTCGCCATCAACTTCCCGTCGGAGTACTTTGGGAAGCTGACCGGTCTAGCGTCGCTGATTGGAGGTGTTTTCTCGCTGACAAGCATTGGTTGGTACAAGCTGTCGTCCGAGACGCTGCTCGACATGGCGCCCTACAATTTCTTGCCAGCCGACGGCATCATGGTGTTTTTCGGCCTTGTAAACTGCGTCATCATTCTAGCCATGTTCCGCCAGGACAAGGCAAAAAAGGTGCTGACGAAGGAGAACCCGTACCTTGACGTCTCGGGAAAGAACGTGCAGGGTGCTGAGGgggacgcggaggctgcggaagcggcggTTTGA
- a CDS encoding hypothetical protein (encoded by transcript BESB_043870), whose protein sequence is MALCGDLVACSGLQRFSSKLLHPLPRRAARRPSISCPRLPPAAAPRCARMQSSCGEDAQSPAPAHRGQGQLHRSSFSACPEPRPEAAAAFSDVFCGHRLSVRVAHHRARAGGRPVCVEAASSTAARARAGVGVCTPGRILRGLLLSPPGLPPASKRVLGCSVHTACEGPRSIATLQGASPAGTQAGGSAAGGEEVSMHARAATEGPSASTRICEHKKAGGAAGGGAGLSALVPMGLAGFGLGWVAQSVWEDARCEFTPETVMRVRCTQTRGDSGENATEDTAKAEFEAWTSFTSGQKGFLSSRLYAQPDTRRVAEGDSGKNGGGAMKFLILERWATAADQKAAAEAAARVKAELSQGGGAAGKGPRESEKHEAPKETAQQAATEEIQECMWSALAGQVYFFDSRQTAPLWRAVAPQSGEPPQKAA, encoded by the exons ATGGCTCTGTGCGGCGACTTGGTggcctgcagcggcctgcagagGTTCAGTTCCAAGCTGCTCCaccctctcccgcggcgtgccgcgcgccgcccgtccATCTCGtgcccgcgcctgcctcctgcggcagcgccccgttgcgcgcgcatgcaaagcagctgcggcgaggacgcgcagtCACCCGCGCCTGCTCACCGGGGGCAGGGGCAGCTTCACCGttcgtctttttctgcgtgtcCTGAGCCGAggccggaggctgcggcggccttcagCGACGTTTTTTGCGGCCACCGACTGAGCGTCCGCGTTGCTCAccaccgcgcccgcgcgggcggacggcctgtctgcgtggaggccgcgTCATCCACAGCTGCCcgtgcgcgcgccggagtcggtgtatgtacacctggTCGGATCCTTCGTGGGCTTCTGCTCTCCCCTCCCGgcctgccgcctgcctcAAAGCGCGTCTTGGGGTGCAGCGTGCACACCGCCTGTGAGGGCCCGAGATCGATCGCGACCCTGCAAGGCGCTTCACCGGCGGGAACGCAAGCGggcggaagcgccgctggcggcgaagaggtgtccatgcacgcgcgcgcagccaccGAAGGCcccagcgcctccacgcggaTCTGCGAGCACAAGAAAGCCGGAGGGGCtgcagggggcggcgccggcctttCAGCGCTCGTGCCCATGGGGCTCGCCGGCTTCGGCCTCGGGTGGGTCGCCCAGAGCGTGTGGGAGGACGCCCGATGCGAATTCACACCCGAGACGGTCATGCGAGTTCGgtgcacgcagacgcgcggcgacagcggcgagaaCGCCACGGAAGACACAGCCAAGGCCGAGTTCGAAG CGTGGACGTCCTTCACGTCGGGGCAGAAGGGATTCCTGTCGTCACGACTCTACGCGCAGCCCGATACAAGGAGGGTGGCGGAAGGCGACTCTGGAAAGaatggcggcggcgccatgAAGTTTCTCATTCTGGAACG GTGGGCGACGGCTGCTGAtcagaaggccgccgcggaggctgcggcgagggtGAAGGCTGAGCTGAGTCAAGGAGGTGGAGCGGCGGGGAAAGGCCCGCGGGAGTCCGAGAAGCACGAGGCTCCAAAGGAGACTGCGCAGCaagcggcgacagaggaAATCCAAGAGTGTATGTGGAGCGCCCTCGCGGGCCAGGTTTACTTTTTTGACTCTCGTCAGACTGCCCCGTTgtggcgcgccgtcgccccgcaGTCGGGCGAGCCCCCACAAAAGGCTGCATAA